One Caldisericia bacterium DNA window includes the following coding sequences:
- a CDS encoding D-alanine--D-alanine ligase: MDVRKVGVVHDKVLTKNKEKMVEAVKDALSEEYDVSLIPFDEDFMRNVKDVDFVFNLATSGGRDTRQVHVPAILDLMNIPYTGSSAFSHSLCLDKSITKMVISHYGVNTAKFFVVREGEDIPETFSASFPLIVKPVREGSALGLTKDSVVYDRESLKRQVKKIHEEFNEPALVEEFIDGTEVTLGIIGNGKDAQVLPLLEIDFSALPDGMEKFYSYRVKNELDRELKYYCPARLSKDVYKKVEEAGKLAFYALGLRDYARMDIRIKGDDYFILEVNSLPLLVPDYSDILKMAEKSGFSYNEFVLKILEVAKKRYM; the protein is encoded by the coding sequence ATGGATGTAAGAAAGGTTGGGGTTGTGCATGACAAAGTTTTAACAAAGAACAAGGAAAAAATGGTTGAAGCTGTAAAGGATGCTCTATCTGAGGAATACGATGTTAGTTTGATTCCCTTTGATGAAGATTTCATGAGGAATGTTAAAGATGTTGATTTTGTCTTCAACCTTGCTACCTCCGGAGGGAGAGATACAAGACAGGTCCATGTCCCAGCTATACTTGATCTTATGAATATTCCATATACAGGATCCAGTGCCTTTTCACATTCCTTGTGTCTTGATAAGAGTATAACAAAGATGGTGATTTCTCATTATGGGGTAAATACTGCAAAATTTTTTGTTGTGAGGGAAGGTGAGGATATTCCTGAAACTTTTTCAGCTTCCTTCCCACTCATTGTAAAACCTGTTAGAGAGGGGAGCGCCCTTGGATTAACAAAGGATTCTGTAGTTTATGATAGAGAGTCCTTAAAAAGACAGGTTAAGAAAATCCATGAAGAATTCAATGAGCCTGCGCTTGTAGAGGAGTTTATTGATGGAACAGAAGTTACCCTTGGTATAATAGGTAACGGCAAAGATGCTCAGGTTCTTCCTTTGCTTGAAATAGATTTTTCAGCTCTTCCAGATGGAATGGAAAAGTTTTATTCCTACAGAGTTAAGAATGAGCTTGACAGAGAGCTTAAGTACTACTGTCCAGCAAGATTATCCAAGGATGTATACAAGAAAGTGGAGGAGGCAGGGAAACTTGCCTTTTATGCCCTTGGGCTGAGAGACTATGCAAGAATGGATATAAGAATTAAGGGTGATGATTACTTCATTCTTGAAGTAAACTCTCTTCCCCTTCTTGTTCCAGACTACTCTGATATTTTAAAAATGGCTGAGAAGTCTGGTTTCTCATATAACGAATTTGTATTAAAAATATTGGAAGTAGCAAAGAAAAGATACATGTAA
- a CDS encoding cysteine desulfurase — translation MYVYLNNAATTRVDGRVLYRFSRFFRNLYENPMTSFYSPGAKEVEAEIEKARKEVADLINASRKEIYFTSGGTESDNWAIKGVCLANWERKGEIISTPIEHKAVLSSLETVRKWGFSVKFLHVDRFGMVDPDEVRKLITGKTILISVMHANNEIGTIEPIKEIGEIAREKEVIFHTDAVQTAAHIPIDVEEMNVDLLSMSAHKFYGPKGIGALYIREGVKIEPFMDGGHQERGFRAGTHNVPGIIGMGEAAKIGLSEMDKEMREVLELKNYILERFEKIEGIYINGHPEKRLPGNINISMEGVKAEKMLLYLGLNGIIVSAGPACSAKKKTPSHVLKAIGIPEDLYFSTIRISLGKFNTFEEIEYFLDVFEAGIREFRNKK, via the coding sequence ATGTATGTGTATTTAAACAATGCAGCAACAACAAGAGTGGATGGAAGAGTGTTATACAGGTTCAGCAGGTTCTTCAGAAACCTGTATGAGAATCCCATGACCTCCTTCTATTCTCCAGGTGCAAAGGAAGTGGAAGCTGAAATTGAGAAGGCAAGGAAGGAGGTAGCTGATCTAATAAATGCTTCAAGGAAAGAGATATACTTTACCTCAGGAGGAACTGAATCTGACAATTGGGCTATAAAAGGTGTCTGTTTGGCAAATTGGGAGAGGAAAGGAGAAATAATATCAACCCCCATTGAGCATAAAGCGGTTCTCTCTTCTCTTGAAACTGTTAGAAAGTGGGGTTTTAGTGTCAAGTTTTTACATGTGGATAGGTTTGGGATGGTTGATCCTGATGAAGTAAGAAAGCTCATTACTGGTAAGACTATACTAATTTCTGTTATGCACGCAAACAATGAGATAGGCACCATAGAACCTATAAAAGAGATTGGAGAGATAGCAAGGGAGAAGGAAGTTATTTTTCACACAGATGCTGTTCAGACAGCTGCACACATACCCATTGATGTTGAAGAGATGAATGTTGATTTACTTTCAATGTCTGCCCACAAATTTTATGGACCAAAGGGTATCGGTGCTCTGTATATAAGGGAGGGAGTTAAAATTGAACCTTTTATGGATGGTGGACATCAGGAGAGAGGTTTTCGTGCTGGAACTCACAATGTTCCTGGGATAATCGGGATGGGTGAAGCTGCAAAGATTGGTCTATCTGAAATGGACAAAGAGATGAGGGAGGTTTTGGAGTTAAAGAACTATATTCTTGAAAGGTTTGAAAAGATAGAAGGAATTTATATAAATGGTCATCCTGAGAAAAGACTTCCAGGAAATATTAATATTTCAATGGAAGGTGTTAAGGCGGAGAAAATGCTTCTTTATCTTGGACTTAATGGAATAATTGTTTCTGCTGGTCCTGCATGTAGTGCCAAGAAAAAGACTCCCTCTCATGTGTTAAAAGCTATAGGGATTCCAGAGGACCTTTACTTTAGCACAATAAGAATCTCCCTTGGAAAGTTTAATACCTTTGAAGAGATTGAGTATTTCTTAGATGTATTTGAGGCGGGGATAAGAGAATTTAGAAATAAAAAATAA